In Gossypium arboreum isolate Shixiya-1 chromosome 5, ASM2569848v2, whole genome shotgun sequence, a single genomic region encodes these proteins:
- the LOC108452144 gene encoding membrane-anchored ubiquitin-fold protein 6-like isoform X1, with translation MAGEDLVELKFRLADGTDIGPSKYSPATTVASLKEIILAQWPKDKENCPKTTQDVKLINGGKILENNSTLADCTLLVGELPGGVITMHVVLRLPLSDKNNEKQQDDTPKKSGCSCTIL, from the exons ATGGCTGGTGAAGATTTGGTGGAACTCAAATTCAGGCTTGCAGATGGAACTGACATTGGTCCAAGCAAGTACAGTCCAGCTACAACTGTGGCATCTCTGAAAGAGATAATACTTGCTCAGTGGCCTAAAG ACAAAGAAAATTGCCCAAAGACAACACAAGATGTGAAGCTAATTAATGGTGgaaagatacttgaaaacaacaGCACACTTGCTGACTGCACACTACTGGTTGGTGAACTTCCGGGCGGTGTAATCACAATGCATGTGGTTCTTCGCCTTCCTTTGTCAGACAAAAACAATG AGAAACAACAGGATGATACTCCAAAGAAAAGTGGCTGTTCCTGCACCATCTTGTAG
- the LOC108452144 gene encoding membrane-anchored ubiquitin-fold protein 6-like isoform X2, giving the protein MAGEDLVELKFRLADGTDIGPSKYSPATTVASLKEIILAQWPKDKENCPKTTQDVKLINGGKILENNSTLADCTLLVGELPGGVITMHVVLRLPLSDKNNGFFK; this is encoded by the exons ATGGCTGGTGAAGATTTGGTGGAACTCAAATTCAGGCTTGCAGATGGAACTGACATTGGTCCAAGCAAGTACAGTCCAGCTACAACTGTGGCATCTCTGAAAGAGATAATACTTGCTCAGTGGCCTAAAG ACAAAGAAAATTGCCCAAAGACAACACAAGATGTGAAGCTAATTAATGGTGgaaagatacttgaaaacaacaGCACACTTGCTGACTGCACACTACTGGTTGGTGAACTTCCGGGCGGTGTAATCACAATGCATGTGGTTCTTCGCCTTCCTTTGTCAGACAAAAACAATG GATTTTTCAAGTGA